The Leptospira andrefontaineae genomic sequence GCAAAACATTCAACTTGTTTTGGCAGGTTTGGATATGTTCAGGACTCACGTCCTTTCTTTCCGTTTGTTCTTTCATATGATAAATTTTGAGTTCCAGGATGCTCATTCTGTCTATTAGCCAAGCGGGGGTTTCAGAATTCATTCTGGCGTTTGGCTTTCTTTCCACAGACTTGTACATTGCAGAGATCTGGTCATCTATCTGCTCAACAAGGTCTGTCCTTTCCTGGTTCAAGGCATCTATTTTTCTTTTGAACTGGACAAGTTCCTTATCCGGGAGGTCCGGCCTTCTTATCTCGTCTTCCACATGCCATTGGATAGTATCTATCTGGTTTTTTTGGTAAAATAGGAATTCAAGGGAGGACTGAGGGAATGGATTTGGAGAAAGTGTTTCCTCTTTATGCCAGTCCGTGACGGAATTTTTGAATATCTCAACCACTTTGGCCGATTCTAACTTCATCGGAGCTAGAATTTACGCGATAGACCAAAAATCAAGAGGATTTCCTATTGTCGTTCCGTCGGCTAATACCAGAGTTACGATCTAGTTCCGCTTTACAAAATAAATTTCCCAGGTTAGGATTTTGCCCGCATGAAAAAAATAGTACCTCCGGAAGCGTTGCAATTTTTGGCGTCTATCCCATTGTTCAAGGGTCTCCCGAGAAAATTACTAGTCTTACTTTATGGCCATATAGAAGAGCGAAACGTTCATAATCACACTGTCATTTATTATAAGGGAGAGATCTCCAAGGAACTTTATATAATCCGACACGGAGAGGTAATGATGACCTTGGGCGAAGCAGGCAAAACTGTTCGTTACTTGGGAGAAGGTGACGTATTCGCTGAAAATAGCGTTCTGACAAGAACTGCTCATACAGGTTCTGCAACCGCAATTCTGGATACATTATTATATGTTTTAGATGGAGAATATTTTCTTAAACTTGCCGCAAAAGAAAGAGTACTTTCCCAGAATTTGATGAGGCTCATGGGAATGAGAATGAGAGAAGTTATGGAAGATTCTTCCAGCCAAATGCATTCTCCAAGAAGGCTTGTATGTCATATTCCAATAGAGGAAGTAGAAGATTTCAAGGTACATCTAGAGTCCATTGTAGACAACGGTAGGAAGTCCCACGAAGGACATGTTTCACTTTTGAGAATGGATACATTCAAAGGAAAATCCGTTTCTGAGATGATCCGAACAATCGCCGGGCTTAGAAAGAAGTCTTCCATACTACATCTCTATTTTAAGAATCCGGTGATCCAACCCGAGTTGGATAAGCTTGTTCAACAATGTGATCAGATCGTTTTTTGGGAGGAAAAACCGGAAAGAAATCTGAAACAGAAAAATGAGATACTTGGCTATTGGGAACCACGGATACGGAATTTTTCCGGAAGGACTTCTCGCATTATTGTTTCCGAAAACGGATTAAGCAAACACGAAGAGTCGGCAAACCAAAAGATATTTTATAAGGGAGAAACTTTCGCAAGGTATTTGGTATCTAGGACCAGAGGACTTGCACTGGGTGGAGGAGGAGCAAGAGCGCTCGCCCACGTAGGTTTATTGAAAGTTTTAGAAAGAGAAGGGATCCGTTTTGATTTTGTTAGCGGTTCCTCTTTTGGAGCTGTGATCGGAGCGTTATACGCAAGAGGAGAAAGTACTGATTCCATTTTTAAAATGATCGGTAAGTTCTTCGGCGGAATAGAAAAGCCGTTTGATCCTACCATCCCGCTTATCTCCTTCTTCAAAGGAAAACGAATGCTCAGAATGTTAAAGGATGCATTCGGTACACAATTAATAGAAGATCTAAAGATCCCATTTGCAACTTCAGCAGTAGATCTTCATAGCGGGCAAGAATATGTAATGGACCAGGGCCCCGTTTGGGAAGCGCTCGCTGCAGCAATGAGTTTGCCTGGTATGTTTCCTCCCGTATTCAAAGGAGATCATCTTTTGATTGATGGGGGAGTAATCAATAATGTT encodes the following:
- a CDS encoding DUF4254 domain-containing protein; translated protein: MKLESAKVVEIFKNSVTDWHKEETLSPNPFPQSSLEFLFYQKNQIDTIQWHVEDEIRRPDLPDKELVQFKRKIDALNQERTDLVEQIDDQISAMYKSVERKPNARMNSETPAWLIDRMSILELKIYHMKEQTERKDVSPEHIQTCQNKLNVLLEQRTDLSKCLDELLDDLSKGDKFYKVYRQMKMYNDKNLNPSLYTKQA
- a CDS encoding patatin-like phospholipase family protein; the protein is MKKIVPPEALQFLASIPLFKGLPRKLLVLLYGHIEERNVHNHTVIYYKGEISKELYIIRHGEVMMTLGEAGKTVRYLGEGDVFAENSVLTRTAHTGSATAILDTLLYVLDGEYFLKLAAKERVLSQNLMRLMGMRMREVMEDSSSQMHSPRRLVCHIPIEEVEDFKVHLESIVDNGRKSHEGHVSLLRMDTFKGKSVSEMIRTIAGLRKKSSILHLYFKNPVIQPELDKLVQQCDQIVFWEEKPERNLKQKNEILGYWEPRIRNFSGRTSRIIVSENGLSKHEESANQKIFYKGETFARYLVSRTRGLALGGGGARALAHVGLLKVLEREGIRFDFVSGSSFGAVIGALYARGESTDSIFKMIGKFFGGIEKPFDPTIPLISFFKGKRMLRMLKDAFGTQLIEDLKIPFATSAVDLHSGQEYVMDQGPVWEALAAAMSLPGMFPPVFKGDHLLIDGGVINNVPENLIRRKGADVILSVNVSPLRDEGIVRLLEDRKVTGKSFFKNLWEDITYPPILKIMARAITLEGREITKLRKEKMDLFINLHIEEFAFTDFGKYKEIIKKGELETEAAIGDIRKLFFPSEK